A stretch of DNA from Dehalobacterium formicoaceticum:
CTATTAATATTAATACTGCTGATAAATCTTTTAAAGAGATCATGAATGAGATCGAACAAAAATTGTTGGATGATGCAATGCAAAAATATGGGAGTATATCAGCAGTCGCTAAAGCATTTAAAGTTGATCGGTCTACAATCTTTAGAAAATTAAAAAAGAATCCCGAATATATTGCAGAATAGCAACAACCAGTGCATAATTGCACTGGTTGTTGCTATTCTTTCAAACCCAGTAAACGCATAATAAATCAATGCTTTTTAATTATATAATATATTTATTATCATTGCATTTTTGCACCAATTTTCATATTTTGAGGGTTTTTCTGTTGAATTCAATGGAAAAATCCTTTTTTATTAGAAAAATAAATCATAGAAGAATTTAAAAATTTCAACGATGTCGGTAATGATCTTACTGGTTATAACAAAATATTATCTTTAACGATAATTATTACTATTCTGGCACGCAACCTGCTTAAATCTTTTGATAATATCAAAAAACCTTTCATCATCATTGCTTTTTACACGTATTTTAAAAAATTTCCCCCAAAATAACTTCCTCTTGATCGACCTGTTCTAACTATATATGCAAAGTTTTAAATGCGGCATCTTTAATTGGCATCAAATTTGCTAATTATTATACTTAAGTTATCATAATAAGTGCGGCTTATTATATGGACTTGTTGCCTATTTTTGATCAGGTCTACATTACTTTTCGGGGAGGTGAAGAAACGCTTTGCATGAATCTGAATATGTAATCCCTTATATGCTAAAGAAAGACATATTCAAAAAATTATAAAGTATTTTTGGAAGGGGTTTTATTAACATGAGAAGAAAATTTGCCATCCCATCTTTATTACTTGCCCTTATTCTTGTCGTATTTGCTTTGACCGGCTGCGGAGGCAGCGGGGAAGAAGGCACTGGTGATAACGGTGGAAAAATCACCATCCGCTTAGGTCATCCCATGGCACCCGGGAATAACGTCACCGTAGGCTATGAAAAATTCAAAGAACTGGTGGAAGCAAATTCTGAAGGCAGAGTGGAAGTTCAAATTTATGGCAATAACACCTTGGGCAGTGACCGAGTTACCATGGAATCCACCCAAAAAGGCACCCTAGAAATGGCCTCCAGTTCTACCCCTAATATGGCCAGTTTCTCAAAAGAATTTTTAGTATTTGACTTCCCCTATATCACAGATCCTATTAACCAAGAAAAATTATACGCTGCCCTGGATGAAGGCGCATTAGGAAAATATTTGGATGAAGCCTCTGCCAAAATTGGCTTAAAGCCCATTATGTACAGTGAATACGGTTATCGAAACTTTGCTTCCGCCACCAAATCCATTACCAATGCGGCCAGTCTTAAGGGGCTGAAGGTGAGAACCACGGACTCCCCTGTTGAAATTGCTGTGGCGGAATCACTAGGCATGGTTCCGACTCCAGTTGCCTGGGGTGAAACCTATACCGCTTTGCAACAAGGTACCGTTGACG
This window harbors:
- a CDS encoding TRAP transporter substrate-binding protein, coding for MRRKFAIPSLLLALILVVFALTGCGGSGEEGTGDNGGKITIRLGHPMAPGNNVTVGYEKFKELVEANSEGRVEVQIYGNNTLGSDRVTMESTQKGTLEMASSSTPNMASFSKEFLVFDFPYITDPINQEKLYAALDEGALGKYLDEASAKIGLKPIMYSEYGYRNFASATKSITNAASLKGLKVRTTDSPVEIAVAESLGMVPTPVAWGETYTALQQGTVDGEGNTFGLLWDAKHGEVLKYAIDSRHNYSMHMLMMNKKYYDALPEDIQKIIMEAGKEALAYQRGISNDLETAAEQKFVDQGIEVYKLTDAEREEFKNITKPVWDKFKDQVSQELVDLVVATQQ